The following are from one region of the Salvia hispanica cultivar TCC Black 2014 chromosome 1, UniMelb_Shisp_WGS_1.0, whole genome shotgun sequence genome:
- the LOC125201437 gene encoding uncharacterized protein LOC125201437, translating to MEHANNNGSNLANHEVLNDYLEKVVRDFNEFRRRLGANRTGAMTLEELIDIFITGGVNSPGDFNESGSMVPPHQDQSAAHGLNFNTEVYLTDILPDEITVDLNQNDTGSLDYPTVNTNPGEGAGGSDSRVTRIRYGDLKCHGVADQIIGSSSAETVFHSVMKSFRTPRAGRKNLWKQEHVKKNGNGTTSRKYIKKKYKEITCSPDGNNNDNNNIKEQ from the coding sequence ATGGAGCATGCCAATAACAACGGAAGCAACTTGGCAAACCATGAAGTCCTAAACGATTACTTAGAAAAAGTAGTGCGAGATTTCAATGAGTTCCGGAGAAGGTTAGGGGCAAATAGGACTGGTGCTATGACGCTTGAAGAGCTTATCGACATATTTATAACCGGTGGAGTGAACTCACCTGGAGATTTTAACGAGTCTGGAAGCATGGTGCCTCCACATCAGGATCAATCTGCTGCTCATGGCCTCAACTTCAACACGGAAGTTTACTTAACTGACATTTTGCCTGATGAAATAACTGTGGACCTGAACCAAAATGACACTGGAAGTCTCGACTATCCAACTGTGAACACAAACCCCGGTGAGGGAGCAGGAGGCAGTGATAGCAGAGTGACGCGCATAAGATACGGTGACCTCAAGTGTCACGGGGTGGCTGATCAGATTATTGGCAGTTCTAGCGCTGAAACTGTGTTTCACTCGGTCATGAAGTCTTTCAGAACTCCACGTGCAGGAAGGAAGAACTTGTGGAAGCAGGAACACGTTAAGAAAAATGGCAATGGGACTACTAGCAGGAAATACATcaagaagaaatataaagagatAACATGCTCACCAGATGGAAACAACAACGACAACAACAACATTAAAGAACAATGA
- the LOC125201413 gene encoding zinc finger protein CONSTANS-LIKE 10-like, protein MGRLCDFCGEQRSIIHCRSDAACLCLSCDRNVHSANALSKRHLRTLLCERCHSQPAITRCIQESTSLCQDCNWSGHAAVPASDVEHKREMINLYSGCPSAADFSRIWSFFSVDKSISNPEPDPMRLEEREESPSRCELSHADCCTEDTGMEIIAPDAVQFDGRGPLDSLNLKASPPKKDPGPTQEVPSQNFYISDTELSLDDYEALFDESRDETQQFFDNGGADSFYGMRDMYDNECNVKGVTAKASSSKVGTLKQDCSNQLSVESMTSCKSDSNDCVPRPAQSTHSISFSGQTTKCNIGDLPENGGFSSVMMEEHQYDVQFSSAVRDDAVLRYKEKRKSRKFDKKIRYASRKERADVRKRVKGRFVKAGDPPDMQETEVMEMLFPEGDASNHLTTNRFLPPVFLEIDRVARYFLSHKRGKWIFIFSEKRQLFGGTQAPHFNGF, encoded by the exons GTCTGATGCTGCTTGCTTGTGCTTATCCTGTGATCGGAATGTTCATTCTGCAAATGCTCTTTCGAAGCGCCACTTGAGGACGCTTTTATGTGAAAGATGCCACTCTCAGCCTGCGATAACGAGGTGCATCCAAGAGAGCACCTCACTTTGTCAAGACTGCAACTGGTCTGGCCATGCTGCTGTACCGGCTTCAGATGTTGAGCATAAGAGAGAGATGATAAATTTGTATTCTGGCTGCCCTTCGGCAGCTGATTTTTCAAGGATCTGGTCCTTCTTTTCTGTTGATAAGTCAATTAGTAATCCTGAACCAGATCCGATGAGACttgaagaaagagaagaaagtcCCTCCCGATGTGAGTTGTCGCATGCGGATTGCTGTACAGAAGATACTGGTATGGAAATAATAGCTCCCGATGCTGTGCAGTTTGATGGAAGAGGACCACTTGATTCTCTGAACCTGAAG GCTAGTCCGCCAAAGAAAGATCCTGGACCCACTCAAGAGGTTCCCTCCCAGAACTTTTATATCTCAGACACTGAGTTGAGTTTAGACGACTATGAAGCACTCTTTGACGAATCTCGTGATGAAACGCAACAATTTTTTGACAATGGTGGAGCTGATAGCTTTTATGGAATGCGTGATATGTATGACAATGAATGCAATGTTAAGGGTGTGACGGCAAAG gCCTCAAGTTCGAAGGTTGGAACATTGAAGCAGGATTGCAGCAATCAATTATCAGTCGAGTCCATGACAAGCTGTAAATCTGATTCAAATGATTGTGTCCCAAGACCAGCACAATCTACCCACTCAATCTCTTTCTCAGGCCAGACAACCAAGTGCAACATCGGAGATCTCCCTGAGAATGGAGGTTTTTCATCAGTAATGATGGAGGAACATCAATATGATGTTCAGTTTTCATCAGCTGTCAGGGACGATGCAGTGTTACGATACAAAGAGAAAAGGAAGTCTCGCAA gtttgataaaaaaataaggtaCGCTTCGCGCAAGGAAAGAGCTGATGTCAGGAAGCGTGTGAAGGGCCGTTTTGTAAAAGCTGGAGATCC GCCTGATATGCAGGAGACTGAAGTGATGGAGATGCTATTTCCTGAGGGAGATGCCTCAAACCACCTCACAACCAACAGGTTCCTGCCGCCTGTATTCTTAGAGATAGACCGAGTGGCACGGTACTTTCTTTCTCATAAAAGAGGCAAATggatattcattttctcagaAAAAAGGCAGCTCTTTGGTGGTACACAGGCTCCCCACTTCAATGGATTTTGA
- the LOC125201427 gene encoding protein phosphatase 1 regulatory inhibitor subunit PPP1R8 homolog, whose product MYGRAGLDRFKKAQSSEPFAVTTNAATKTPILPASGEANQAQGSYLQNQHQNSQNVVKRPFAVDAPPTSAPAPAQHATPVGGGQSNWQPPDWAIEPRPGVYYLEVLKDGEVLDRVNLDKRRHIFGRQFHACDFVLDHQSVSRQHAAVIPHKNGSIYVIDLGSAHGTFVANERLAKDSPVELEAGQSLRFAASTRTYVLRKNNDALFPPPPQPSEIDLPPPPDPSDEEAVLAYNTFINRSLNGLATPSTLSNSKNSISSSVTKDGRQLTERASKRIRRTRVAFKDQVGGELVEVVGFSDGADVETEPGPMGVKEGSLVGKYEALVQVTVIPKGSGHTPAKQAPSSETGVTEKLQQVLNKVKAPAKSGGIYDDLYGESSSVKVGSSWAHKPVASGSREASPSIVGGNTSGSESKLVNNDDDDEDLFG is encoded by the exons ATGTATGGAAGAGCGGGTCTTGATCGTTTCAAGAAAGCCCAGTCTTCGGAGCCTTTCGCAGTTACTACGAATGCTGCCACTAAAACACCCATACTTCCTGCTTCTGGAGAAGCTAATCAAGCTCAAGGATCGTATTTGCAGAACCAACACCAAAATTCTCAGAATGTTGTGAAAAGGCCTTTTGCAGTGGATGCACCCCCAACTTCGGCTCCAGCTCCAGCTCAGCACGCGACACCGGTTGGAGGGGGACAGTCAAATTGGCAGCCTCCTGATTGGGCAATTGAGCCTCGCCCTGGGGTTTATTACCTTGAAGTTTTGAAGGACGGGGAGGTTCTTGATCGGGTTAATTTGGATAAGAGGAGGCATATCTTTGGCCGGCAGTTCCATGCTTGTGATTTCGTGCTTGATCATCAGTCTGTTTCACGTCAGCATGCAGCTGTTATTCCACACAAAAATGGCAG CATATACGTGATTGACTTAGGCTCTGCGCATGGCACATTTGTTGCAAATGAGCGATTGGCCAAAGACTCCCCTGTGGAGTTAGAAGCAGGGCAGTCTCTACGGTTTGCGGCTTCAACCAGAACGTATGTTTTGAGGAAGAACAATGATGCTCTTTTCCCTCCACCTCCTCAACCCTCAGAGATTGATTTGCCACCACCTCCAGATCCTTCTGATGAAGAAGCAGTTTTAGCATATAATACATTTATTAATCGTTCTTTGAATGGGTTGGCGACACCCAGCACATTATCTAATTCGAAAAACTCAATTAGCTCGTCAGTTACAAAGGATGGCAGACAGCTAACTGAGAGAGCATCGAAGAGAATCAGGAGAACAAGAGTGGCATTTAAGGACCAGGTTGGGGGGGAGCTGGTTGAAGTTGTTGGATTTTCTGATGGAGCTGATGTGGAGACAGAACCTGGTCCCATGGGTGTGAAAGAAGGAAGTCTTGTTGGGAAGTATGAAGCACTTGTCCAGGTTACAGTTATACCTAAAGGGTCGGGACATACCCCTGCGAAGCAAGCTCCCAGTTCTGAAACAGGTGTGACAGAGAAACTTCAGCAAGTCTTGAACAAGGTCAAGGCTCCTGCCAAGAGTGGTGGTATATATGACGATCTTTATGGAGAGTCATCGTCTGTTAAAGTTGGCTCTTCTTGGGCACATAAACCAGTTGCATCTGGTAGTAGGGAAGCTTCTCCTAGTATCGTGGGAGGAAATACCTCTGGATCCGAAAGTAAATTAGTCaacaatgatgatgatgatgaggatcTATTTGGCTAA
- the LOC125202314 gene encoding C2 and GRAM domain-containing protein At1g03370-like, protein MKLIVRVIEAKNIPALDPNGFSDPYVKLQLGRQRFRSKVVKKCLNPSWCEEFIFKVDDLKEELLINVLDEDKYFNDDFVGYIKVPIIRVLDAKDKSLGTAWYTLQPKTKKAKNKDCGEILLTICFSQNNTLLDVLPMNDTTSDTYARSSPLWAPSPLRSGDVAPQKEEKWNASFLAGRIAQIFNKNVDSAPVSSVEPIHASDVCEAVDSVVPPQNNLEEQNSSVDFDEMMKSIEMRDPLGEVPSSLPGGVVLDQLYAIPHGELNSLLFSPESDFLKSFSDLEGSTDLEIGPWKYENNGESLKRVVCYTKAPSKLIKALKAIEEHTYLKADGKAFAVLSSVSTPDAPYGKTFKVEVLYCITPGPEQPSGEQSSRLEVSWRVNFLQSTIMKGMIEGGARQGIKDSFQQYDKLLSQTVKPLDLQDVGSERDQLLASLQVERQSDWKLAVQYFANFTVVSTFLMGVYVLAHIWLAMPSTVEGLEFVGLDLPDSFGELIVCAVLVLQGQRVLESITRFMQARVQKGSDHGIKAQGDGWLLTVALVEGSNLAAVDSSGYSDPYVVFNCNGKTKTSSIKFQKSNPHWNEIFEFDAMNEPPSVLEVEVFDFDGPFDDATSLGRTEINFLKSNISDLSDIWIPLQGKLAQTCQSKIRLRIFLNNTKGSNVVKDYLTKMEKEVGKKIRLRSPQTNSAFQKLFALPPEEFLINDFSCHLKRKMPLQGRLFLSARIIGFHANLFGRKTKFFFLWEDIEDIQVIPPTLSSMGSPIIIITLWPGKGFYARHGARTQDDEGRLKFHFHSFVSYNVAHRTIMALWKARSLTPEQKVQIADEESEANTSIEEEAVGKSLLVVDEEVEAKSQAVDEESESRTLRTEESGSFLGVEDVNVSLVYSSILSLPTSFCMELFRGSEIDRRVMQRTGCLNYSPSPWESEKEDVHQRQLYYKFDKRISRYGGEVTSTQQMSRLSNKPGWLIEEIMTLHGIPLGDYFTLHLRYQVEDLPSRSVGCSIQVYFGIAWLKYTRHQKRITKNIVSNLQERLKVMFSVLEKEYVSGS, encoded by the exons ATGAAGCTAATAGTGCGAGTGATCGAAGCGAAAAACATACCGGCGCTGGATCCAAATGGATTCAGCGATCCCTATGTGAAACTGCAATTGGGGAGGCAGAGGTTTAGGAGTAAAGTTGTGAAGAAGTGCTTGAATCCATCGTGGTGTGAGGAGTTCATATTTAAAGTTGATGACTTGAAAGAAGAGCTTCTTATAAATGTTTTGGATGAAGACAAGTACTTCAATGATGATTTCGTTGGGTATATCAAAGTGCCTATTATTCGGGTTTTGGATGCCAAAGACAAGTCCCTTGGCACTGCTTGGTACACTCTGCAGCCCAAAACCAAGAAGGCCAAGAACAAGGATTGTG GCGAGATTCTTCTAACGATTTGtttctcacaaaataacacattACTTGATGTGCTACCTATGAATGATACTACGAGTGATACATATGCAAGGTCTTCCCCTCTTTGGGCACCTTCACCTTTGAGATCAGGAGATGTAGCCCCCCAAAAGGAGGAGAAGTGGAATGCTTCATTCTTAGCTGGTCGGATTGCACAAATCTTCAATAAGAATGTGGATTCAGCTCCCGTGAGTTCGGTTGAACCTATCCATGCATCTGATGTATGTGAAGCCGTGGATTCAGTTGTTCCTCCACAGAACAATCTTGAAGAGCAAAATTCATCggttgattttgatgaaatgatgaaaagtatagagatgcGAGATCCACTTGGTGAAGTTCCGAGTAGTTTACCTGGTGGGGTTGTTCTAGACCAGTTGTATGCAATACCGCATGGAGAGTTGAACTCATTACTCTTTTCACCAGAGTCTGACtttttgaaatcattttcggACTTAGAGGGATCTACAGATCTTGAAATAGGACCCtggaaatatgaaaataatggcGAAAGCCTAAAAAGAGTGGTCTGTTATACTAAAGCACCGAGTAAATTGATTAAAGCTTTGAAAGCCATAGAGGAGCACACGTATTTGAAAGCTGATGGTAAGGCTTTCGCTGTTTTATCAAGTGTGAGCACTCCAGACGCTCCGTATGGGAAAACTTTCAAGGTAGAAGTGCTTTACTGCATTACTCCAGGGCCTGAGCAGCCATCAGGAGAGCAGTCTTCTCGACTAGAAGTGTCTTGGCGAGTGAACTTTTTGCAGAGTACAATTATGAAAGGTATGATAGAAGGTGGAGCAAGACAAGGTATAAAGGATAGCTTTCAACAGTATGACAAGTTGCTATCTCAAACGGTGAAGCCGCTTGATTTGCAAGATGTAGGTTCGGAGAGAGACCAGCTTTTGGCATCTCTTCAGGTGGAGCGTCAATCGGACTGGAAATTGGCTGTTCAGTACTTTGCTAATTTTACAGTTGTTTCAACCTTTTTAATGGGTGTATATGTGCTCGCACATATATGGCTTGCTATGCCTAGCACCGTTGAGGGTCTTGAATTTGTTGGTTTAGACTTGCCCGACTCTTTTGGTGAGTTGATAGTGTGTGCCGTATTGGTTCTACAAGGGCAACGTGTTCTGGAGTCCATCACTCGCTTTATGCAGGCCAGAGTGCAAAAAG GCAGTGATCATGGAATCAAAGCACAGGGGGATGGCTGGCTGCTCACTGTCGCCTTAGTCGAAGGGAGCAATTTGGCAGCTGTTGATTCCAGTGGGTACTCTGATCCCTATGTGGTGTTCAATTGCAATGGAAAGACGAAAACCAGCTCGATCAAGTTTCAGAAATCTAATCCTCATTGGAATG aaatttttgaatttgatgcaATGAATGAGCCTCCATCTGTTCTGGAAGTGGAGGTTTTCGATTTTGATGGCCCTTTTGATGACGCCACATCTCTTGGACGTACTGAAATAAATTTCCTAAAGTCTAATATTTCGGATCTGTCCGATATCTGGATTCCTTTACAAGGAAAGCTGGCTCAAACGTGCCAGTCGAAAATACGTTTGAGAATCTTCTTGAACAATACCAAGGGTAGCAATGTCGTAAAAGATTATTTAACAAAGATGGAGAAAGAAGTGGGCAAGAAG ATACGATTGCGTTCTCCTCAAACAAATTCGGCTTTCCAGAAGCTTTTCGCATTACCTCCTGAGGAGTTCCTCATCAACGACTTTTCTTGTCATTTGAAACGGAAAATGCCTCTCCAG GGCCGTCTATTTCTGTCAGCAAGAATAATCGGGTTTCATGCAAATCTATTCGGTCGCAAGACAAAGTTTTTCTTTCTCTGGGAAGATATAGAAGATATTCAAGTCATACCTCCTACACTGTCGTCAATGGGGAGCCCGATCATAATCATCACACTGTGGCCTGGCAAAGGATTTTATGCGCGGCATGGAGCAAGGACACAGGATGATGAAGGCCGGCtgaagtttcattttcattcttttgtGTCCTACAATGTCGCCCACAG AACGATCATGGCTCTATGGAAGGCAAGATCCTTGACACCGGAACAGAAGGTGCAGATCGCAGATGAAGAATCCGAAGCCAACACTTCTATCGAAGAGGAGGCCGTAGGCAAAAGCCTCCTAGTTGTGGACGAGGAGGTTGAGGCGAAAAGTCAAGCAGTAGACGAAGAATCTGAATCCAGAACCCTCCGTACTGAGGAGAGTGGATCTTTCCTGGGAGTCGAGGATGTTAACGTGTCTCTGGTTTATTCTTCCATACTCTCTCTTCCG ACGAGTTTCTGTATGGAGCTGTTCAGAGGTAGTGAAATCGACAGAAGGGTGATGCAGAGAACCGGATGCCTGAACTACTCTCCCAGCCCGTGGGAATCTGAGAAGGAGGACGTGCATCAGAGACAGCTTTACTACAAATTTGACAAACGAATATCCCGCTACGGAGGAGAAGTGACGAGCACTCAGCAAATGTCCCGCCTCTCTAACAAACCGGGCTGGCTCATAGAGGAGATCATGACTCTCCACGGAATCCCACTCGGGGACTACTTCACT CTTCACTTGAGGTACCAGGTTGAAGACCTGCCTTCAAGATCCGTGGGGTGCAGCATTCAAGTTTACTTTGGGATAGCGTGGCTGAAATACACGAGGCATCAGAAACGGATCACCAAAAACATCGTCTCAAATCTGCAGGAACGCCTCAAGGTGATGTTCAGCGTGCTGGAGAAGGAATACGTTTCAGGGTCGTAG